A window of the Desulfobacula toluolica Tol2 genome harbors these coding sequences:
- a CDS encoding pyridoxal phosphate-dependent aminotransferase — protein MPIADKMVKMVESASMIRKMFEEGIRMREKYGADNVFDFSLGNPDVPPPAVVKETLLNLINNEAISHGYMPNPGYPHVRQAVADYLNKEYDVGLTSDLVVMTAGAAGALNDVLRALMNPGEDILVPAPYFVGYNQYAFVVGANLKTVASQSDFHLDLDAIQAAITEKTRVMLINSPNNPTGIVYNKAELLGLGKVLDAASEKFGKRIYLISDEPYRKISYGVDVPSVFDVYPHTIVLTSYSKELSLAGERIGYLAIHPKAEDAAMIAGAAGVANTMMYVNAPALFQQVVGQLQGVSVDIGIYKRRRDMFCEGLQAAGYEFDVPEGAFYLFPKSPIEDDIKFAGILQENNILAVPGTAFGGPGHFRLSYAVPDKTITGSFDGFKKAFDSVK, from the coding sequence ATGCCTATTGCAGATAAAATGGTTAAAATGGTTGAATCAGCATCTATGATCCGGAAAATGTTTGAAGAAGGGATAAGGATGAGAGAAAAATACGGTGCAGATAATGTGTTTGACTTCTCTCTTGGGAATCCCGATGTTCCCCCACCCGCAGTTGTTAAAGAAACCCTGCTAAATTTGATTAACAACGAGGCAATATCTCATGGATATATGCCAAATCCGGGCTATCCTCATGTTCGCCAGGCCGTTGCCGATTACCTGAATAAAGAATATGATGTGGGGCTGACATCTGATCTGGTTGTCATGACGGCGGGTGCGGCAGGTGCCTTGAATGATGTGTTGCGGGCCCTGATGAATCCGGGTGAGGATATCCTGGTGCCGGCACCTTATTTCGTAGGGTATAATCAGTATGCCTTTGTGGTCGGTGCAAATTTAAAAACCGTTGCCTCTCAATCTGATTTTCATCTGGATTTGGATGCGATTCAGGCTGCCATTACTGAAAAGACAAGGGTTATGTTGATAAATTCTCCAAACAATCCAACCGGTATCGTATATAACAAAGCAGAACTTTTGGGGTTGGGAAAGGTGTTAGACGCTGCCAGCGAAAAGTTTGGAAAACGGATTTATCTGATTTCAGATGAGCCGTATAGAAAGATTTCTTATGGTGTTGATGTGCCGTCTGTTTTTGATGTTTATCCTCATACCATTGTTCTGACTTCTTATTCCAAGGAACTCTCTCTGGCTGGAGAGCGAATCGGGTATCTTGCCATTCATCCTAAAGCCGAGGACGCAGCAATGATTGCAGGAGCGGCAGGAGTGGCAAATACCATGATGTATGTGAATGCACCTGCCCTTTTTCAGCAGGTCGTGGGACAACTTCAGGGCGTTTCTGTGGATATCGGTATTTATAAAAGACGTCGTGATATGTTCTGTGAAGGACTTCAAGCTGCCGGGTATGAATTTGATGTGCCAGAGGGTGCTTTTTACCTGTTTCCCAAAAGTCCCATTGAGGACGATATTAAGTTTGCGGGCATATTACAGGAAAATAATATTCTTGCAGTCCCGGGAACAGCGTTTGGCGGCCCAGGCCATTTCAGGCTTTCGTATGCAGTTCCGGACAAAACCATTACCGGATCTTTTGATGGATTCAAAAAAGCCTTTGACAGTGTAAAATAG
- a CDS encoding pyridoxal phosphate-dependent decarboxylase family protein: MEKELIIHLHEAMTQLLSGFDHLPCFEQEKDMGKINTILNLVAEKLKSNYPYHHPLYAGQMLKPPHPVALLSYTLAMLMNPNNHAIDGGIASSKLEKEAVSNIAYMFGWDDFLGHLTSGGTFANLEALWICEKMNPGKVIVASEQAHYTHNRICDVLKIAFKPVPADHDGVMDTAALEKILKDFDVGTVVVTMGTTGCGKIDPLTKILDLQKRYKFRIHIDAAYGGYFKLATNLSAETTLAFEQMHKADSIVVDPHKHGLQPYGCGCILFKDPHVGKFYKHESPYTYFTSDELHLGEISLECSRAGASSVALWATQQYFPMKKGGEFAKNLEKSRHAAIKLFELINSADEFFTFFKPDLDIIVWSLKGVSSKEISKRNRRFFQKAAQLNLHLALVNIPQSIASHHCDIQWDSDDLACLRSCLMKPEHDDWIEKMFDIIQTSIKTLNV, translated from the coding sequence ATGGAAAAAGAATTGATCATACATCTTCACGAGGCAATGACTCAATTGTTGTCAGGTTTTGATCACCTGCCTTGTTTTGAGCAAGAAAAAGATATGGGAAAAATCAATACTATTTTGAACCTGGTTGCTGAAAAATTAAAAAGCAACTACCCTTATCATCACCCCTTGTATGCAGGCCAGATGCTGAAACCACCTCATCCGGTTGCCTTGTTGTCCTATACCCTGGCAATGTTGATGAATCCCAATAATCATGCCATTGACGGGGGAATCGCCAGTTCAAAATTAGAAAAAGAAGCGGTCTCAAACATTGCCTATATGTTTGGGTGGGATGATTTTCTCGGTCATTTGACCAGCGGAGGCACCTTTGCCAACCTTGAAGCACTCTGGATTTGTGAAAAAATGAATCCCGGAAAAGTCATTGTGGCTTCCGAACAGGCCCATTATACTCATAATAGAATATGTGATGTTTTAAAAATTGCTTTTAAACCGGTTCCTGCTGATCATGATGGTGTCATGGATACGGCTGCCCTGGAAAAAATTTTAAAAGATTTTGATGTCGGAACAGTCGTTGTGACAATGGGGACAACAGGATGTGGAAAAATTGATCCGTTAACGAAAATTCTTGATCTGCAAAAAAGATATAAATTCAGAATCCATATCGATGCAGCCTACGGCGGATATTTTAAACTGGCAACAAATTTGTCCGCAGAAACCACTTTGGCATTTGAGCAAATGCATAAAGCAGATTCAATTGTCGTGGACCCTCACAAACACGGCCTCCAGCCCTATGGATGCGGCTGTATTTTGTTCAAAGATCCCCATGTTGGGAAATTTTACAAGCATGAGTCACCTTATACCTATTTTACATCAGATGAACTTCATCTTGGGGAAATCAGCCTTGAATGTTCAAGGGCAGGGGCATCTTCCGTGGCTTTATGGGCCACTCAGCAATATTTTCCAATGAAAAAAGGCGGTGAGTTTGCAAAAAATCTTGAGAAATCAAGACATGCCGCGATTAAATTATTTGAGCTGATAAACAGTGCTGATGAATTTTTCACCTTTTTTAAACCAGACCTTGATATTATTGTCTGGAGCCTGAAAGGAGTTTCTTCTAAAGAGATTTCTAAGCGAAACAGAAGGTTTTTTCAAAAGGCTGCCCAATTAAATCTTCATCTGGCTTTGGTAAATATTCCACAATCAATCGCAAGTCATCATTGTGACATCCAATGGGATAGTGATGATCTTGCATGTCTTAGATCCTGTTTAATGAAACCTGAACATGATGACTGGATAGAAAAGATGTTTGACATAATTCAAACATCGATAAAAACTTTAAACGTTTGA